In Chanodichthys erythropterus isolate Z2021 chromosome 9, ASM2448905v1, whole genome shotgun sequence, a genomic segment contains:
- the dohh gene encoding deoxyhypusine hydroxylase, with amino-acid sequence MANDKDVGAVGSILVNPKQDLTTRFRALFTLRNLGGAEAIKWISEAFVDESALLKHELAYCLGQMQDERALPILETVLKDTNQEPMVRHEAGEALGAIGNPKVLDLLKKYAEDPVIEVAETCQLAVRRLEWLMNGGDKTANGTDENPYTSVDPAPPAPRKSVPELRAQLLDESLSLFDRYRAMFALRNLGTEEAVLALGDGLQCSSALFRHEIGYVLGQIQHEASIPQLQAALEKTDENAMVRHECAEALGSIGKEACLQILECYRKDQERVVKESCEVALDMLEYENSSQFQYADGLLRLQSAQ; translated from the exons ATGGCAAACGATAAGGATGTAGGTGCTGTGGGGAGCATTCTCGTCAACCCGAAGCAGGACTTGACAACTCGCTTTAGAGCACTTTTTACTCTCCGCAACCTTGGTGGAGCAGAGGCCATTAAATGGATCAGTGAAGCTTTTGTTGATGAATCTGCACTTCTGAAGCACGAGCTGGCATACTGCCTCGGACAAATGCAAGACGAGCGGGCCCTTCCTATCTTAGAGACGGTTCTGAAAGACACTAATCAAGAGCCAATGGTCAGACATGAAGCAG GAGAAGCATTGGGAGCCATTGGAAATCCCAAAGTCTTAGATTTATTGAAGAAATATGCAGAAGATCCAGTTATTGAG GTGGCAGAAACATGCCAGCTGGCAGTCCGGAGGCTGGAGTGGCTCATGAATGGAGGGGATAAGACGGCAAACGGGACAGATGAGAACCCCTACACCTCCGTAGACCCCGCACCCCCCGCCCCAAGAAAAAGTGTCCCGGAACTGAGGGCGCAGCTCTTAGACGAAAGCCTGTCGCTGTTCGATCGCTATAGAGCCATGTTTGCCCTGAGGAATCTTGGGACTGAAGAGGCTGTTCTGGCTCTTGGAGATG GTCTTCAGTGCAGCAGTGCCTTGTTCCGCCATGAGATCGGTTATGTCTTGGGTCAGATCCAACACGAGGCCAGCATCCCACAGCTGCAGGCAGCTTTGGAGAAGACTGATGAGAATGCCATGGTCAGACACGAGTGTGCCGAGGCGCTGGGCTCCATCGGGAAGGAGGCGTGTTTACAGATCCTAGAGTGCTACAGGAAGGACCAGGAGCGGGTGGTGAAGGAGAGTTGTGAGGTGGCATTGGACATGCTGGAGTATGAGAACAGCTCGCAGTTCCAATATGCAGACGGACTGCTCAGACTGCAAAGCGCTCAGTGA
- the LOC137026341 gene encoding putative nuclease HARBI1 has translation MPRSYLKTDEARDAAEMKYLLASKIRRRKEEIQNYISERRAEVHKRIRYRRHLFQNYLSTRTSPSPDEEDLQNHVPIPSDPDWWERVVMSEFGPEDWLDKFHVTRDIFLLLSSKLKPQLEQVYIEQTGQTITLERCIAMALMRLSTSTEYCFLSELFGVPIPVVCQCVREVCEAIILLLKPLYMQLPADHELEENAEQFHTLWGFPHCIGVIDSLHIPVKSPSTDTQDCWNPRGWHSVVLQGVVNAQGTFWDVCSGFTGSTDDMTILQSSELWTMAEQGGFCSQPPKELMGQPLGFLLLGDAGYSLQTWLLKCYPSSQNLTPQQQTFNIQLNHGLKVIEHAFQRLKARWQCLHNRNDSNLDLVSKMAVACCILHNICNVHNSPFKEEWVEALSQNECPQPTDVSTVYIDDPNAEAVRSLLCSYFEQQQMSKILDQSPTSSPVLPVPESPQVDSTGMA, from the exons ATGCCTCGTTCATACTTGAAAACGGACGAGGCGAGAGATGCTGCGGAGATGAAATATTTGCTTGCATCCAAAATTAGGCGGCGAAAAGAAGAAATCCAGAACTACATATCAGAAAGGCGAGCTGAAGTTCACAAACGAATCAGATATCGAAGGCATCTTTTCCAGAATTATCTGAGCACGAGAACG TCACCATCACCAGATGAAGAAGATCTGCAAAATCATGTCCCAATCCCTTCAGACCCAGACTGGTGGGAGAGAGTTGTGATGTCAGAGTTTGGACCAGAAGACTGGCTTGACAAGTTCCACGTCACAAGAGACATCTTCCTTCTTCTGAGCAGCAAACTCAAGCCTCAGCTCGAGCAAGTGTACATAGAACAAACCGGACAGACCATTACACTAGAGAGATGTATCGCCATGGCTTTAATGCGTTTGTCCACCAGCACAGAATACTGTTTCTTAAGCGAACTCTTCGGTGTGCCCATCCCTGTGGTCTGTCAGTGTGTACGGGAGGTGTGTGAAGCCATCATTTTGTTACTGAAACCCCTCTACATGCAGTTACCTGCAGATCATGAACTTGAAGAAAATGCAGAGCAGTTTCATACTCTGTGGGGTTTTCCTCACTGCATTGGAGTCATCGATTCTCTTCACATCCCTGTTAAATCGCCCTCCACGGACACGCAGGATTGCTGGAACCCGAGAGGTTGGCACTCCGTGGTTCTTCAGGGTGTGGTGAACGCACAAGGTACTTTCTGGGACGTTTGTTCTGGATTCACAGGCAGCACAGATGACATGACCATCCTGCAGAGCTCAGAGCTGTGGACTATGGCAGAACAGGGAGGATTCTGCTCTCAGCCGCCCAAAGAACTCATGGGTCAACCGTTGGGATTTCTGCTTCTGGGGGATGCGGGTTACTCACTTCAAACCTGGCTACTGAAATGTTATCCTTCGTCGCAGAATCTAACACCGCAACAGCAAACCTTCAACATCCAACTAAACCATGGCCTTAAAGTCATCGAACATGCCTTCCAGCGCCTTAAAGCACGCTGGCAGTGTCTGCACAACAGAAATGACAGCAACTTAGACTTGGTATCCAAGATGGCTGTAGCTTGCTGTATCTTGCACAATATCTGTAACGTGCATAACAGCCCGTTTAAAGAGGAGTGGGTTGAAGCACTGAGTCAGAATGAATGTCCACAGCCCACAGATGTTTCTACGGTCTATATAGATGATCCGAACGCTGAGGCAGTTCGTTCTCTGCTCTGTAGCTATTTTGAGCAACAACAGATGAGTAAAATACTTGATCAGTCTCCAACAAGCAGCCCGGTTCTGCCTGTACCTGAGTCTCCTCAAGTTGACAGCACTGGAATGGCATAG
- the fzr1a gene encoding fizzy/cell division cycle 20 related 1a — protein MDQDYERRLLRQINVQNDNTSPMKVKDVICHLTPTPESPLSSPSKHGDRFIPSRAGANWSINFHRINENEKSPSQNKKTKDATSDTGKADGLAYSALLKNELLGAGIEKVLDPQTEDRRLQPSTPERRSLFSYSLSAKRSTPDDNSVSPYSLSPVSSKSQKLLRSPRKPTRKISKIPFKVLDAPELQDDFYLNLVDWSSLNVLSVGLGTCVYLWSACTSQVTRLCDLSVEGDSVTSVGWSERGNLVAVGTHKGFVQIWDATAGKKLFALEGHTARVGALAWNADQLSSGSRDRMILQRDIRTPPLQSERRLQGHRQEVCGLKWSTDHQLLASGGNDNKLLVWNHSSVLPMQQYTEHLAAVKAIAWSPHQHGLLASGGGTADRCIRFWNTLTAQPLQCIDTGSQVCNLAWSKHTNELVSTHGYSQNQILVWKYPSLTQVAKLTGHSYRVLYLAMSPDGEAIVTGAGDETLRFWNVFSKTRSTKESVSVLNLFTRIR, from the exons ATGGATCAGGACTATGAGCGCCGGTTACTGCGGCAGATTAATGTTCAAAATGACAACACCAGCCCCATG AAAGTAAAAGATGTGATATGTCACCTGACCCCGACCCCTGAGTCACCGCTGTCATCACCGAGCAAGCATGGTGACAGATTCATACCATCTCGAGCTGGAGCCAACTGGAGTATTAACTTCCACAGAATAAAT GAAAATGAAAAGTCACCTAGCCAGAATAAAAAAACCAAAGACGCAACATCAGATACTGGCAAAG CGGATGGTTTGGCGTATTCTGCCCTGCTGAAGAATGAGTTGCTTGGGGCTGGGATTGAGAAGGTCCTGGATCCTCAGACAGAAGATAGAAGACTACAGCCCTCCACACCCGAGAGGAGGAGCCTCTTTAGT TATTCGCTCAGTGCCAAAAGATCCACTCCTGATGATAACAGTGTTTCCCCGTACTCCCTCTCCCCTGTTAGCAGCAAAAG tCAGAAGCTGCTGCGGTCGCCAAGAAAGCCGACACGCAAAATTTCCAAGATTCCATTTAAAGTTCTAGATGCACCAGAGTTACAAGATGACTTCTACCTCAACTTAGTGGACTGGTCCTCTTTAAATGTACTCAGTGTTGGACTGGGAACTTGTGTTTACCTTTGGAGTGCCTGCACCAGTCAA GTAACACGACTATGTGACCTATCAGTGGAAGGAGATTCAGTCACATCTGTGGGCTGGTCGGAGAGG GGTAATCTTGTCGCTGTGGGTACGCACAAAGGCTTTGTACAAATTTGGGATGCTACCGCTGGCAAAAAGCTGTTTGCCTTGGAGGGACACACAGCAAGAGttg GTGCGCTGGCCTGGAATGCAGATCAGCTGTCATCAGGCAGCCGGGACCGGATGATTCTTCAGAGAGATATTAGGACGCCCCCTTTGCAGTCAGAGCGCAGGCTGCAGGGCCATAGACAAGAGGTCTGTGGACTCAAGTGGAGCACTGACCATCAGTTGCTGGCCTCTGGTGGAAATGACAACAAG CTGTTAGTGTGGAATCACTCGAGCGTGTTACCGATGCAGCAGTACACCGAGCACCTGGCCGCAGTGAAGGCCATCGCCTGGTCTCCTCACCAGCACGGGCTGCTGGCCTCTGGCGGTGGAACGGCAGATCGCTGCATCCGCTTCTGGAACACACTCACAGCACAGCCGCTGCAGTGTATCGACACAGGTTCACAAGTCTGCAACCTGGCCTGGTCCAAACACACCAATGAACTG GTCAGCACACATGGTTACTCGCAGAACCAGATCCTGGTGTGGAAATACCCCTCGCTCACTCAAGTAGCTAAACTGACCGGCCACTCGTATAGGGTGCTCTATCTG GCGATGTCTCCAGATGGAGAAGCAATAGTGACAGGAGCAGGTGATGAAACTCTACGCTTTTGGAATGTATTTAGTAAAACGCGGTCAACAAAG GAATCTGTCTCAGTTTTAAATCTGTTCACCAGAATACGATAA